One part of the Bradyrhizobium sp. CB1650 genome encodes these proteins:
- the alkB gene encoding DNA oxidative demethylase AlkB, which translates to MTPDLFDNVAEAQPPREEIAEGAVLLRGFAKPIENELIAAVRAIVAQAPFRRMTTPGGYQMSVAMTNCGERGWITDHTGYRYDAIDPRSDAPWPQMPLAFRDLARRAAEQGGFAGFAPDACLVNRYEPGTRLSLHQDKDELDYSAPIVSVSLGLPAVFLFGGMARSDKPRRFRLVHGDVVVWGGPSRLAYHGVAPLADGEHALLGRQRINLTFRRTR; encoded by the coding sequence TTGACGCCGGATTTGTTCGACAATGTCGCCGAGGCACAGCCACCGCGCGAGGAGATCGCGGAAGGCGCGGTGCTGCTGCGCGGCTTTGCCAAGCCGATCGAGAACGAGCTTATCGCGGCGGTGCGCGCGATAGTAGCGCAGGCGCCGTTCCGCCGGATGACCACGCCAGGCGGCTATCAGATGTCCGTGGCGATGACGAATTGCGGCGAGCGCGGCTGGATCACCGATCACACCGGCTATCGCTATGACGCGATTGATCCGCGATCCGACGCGCCATGGCCACAGATGCCGCTTGCGTTCCGCGATCTGGCCCGCCGCGCTGCGGAGCAGGGCGGTTTCGCCGGCTTCGCGCCCGATGCTTGCCTCGTCAATCGCTATGAGCCCGGCACCCGCCTGTCGCTGCATCAGGACAAGGACGAACTGGACTATTCGGCGCCGATCGTCTCGGTCTCACTCGGGCTGCCGGCGGTCTTCCTGTTCGGCGGCATGGCGCGCAGCGACAAGCCGCGCCGTTTTCGGCTCGTGCATGGCGATGTCGTGGTCTGGGGCGGCCCGTCGCGGCTCGCCTATCACGGCGTCGCGCCGCTCGCCGACGGCGAGCACGCGCTGCTCGGCCGGCAACGGATCAATCTGACGTTTCGCAGGACGCGCTGA
- a CDS encoding 2OG-Fe(II) oxygenase, which translates to MTATARKSSHPPSTDFAARVDALDWAQVTGELDGQGCAVLKDLLTPDECRAVAALYPDDANFRSRIVMGSHGFGRGEYKYFAYPLPDLIAQLRPALYAHLHGVANRWNEAMGIDIRYPAVHSAFLKRCHDAGQTRPTPLLLQYEAGDYNCLHQDLYGEHVFPLQVAILLSEPGRDFTGGEFVLTEQRPRMQSRAEVVPLAQGDAVAFAVHHRPVQGTRGTYRVNLRHGVSRIRSGHRHTLGVILHDAK; encoded by the coding sequence ATGACAGCAACAGCGCGAAAATCGTCCCATCCCCCGTCAACCGACTTCGCCGCCCGCGTCGACGCCCTGGACTGGGCGCAGGTCACCGGCGAACTCGACGGCCAGGGCTGTGCCGTCCTGAAGGACCTGCTGACGCCGGACGAATGCCGCGCCGTCGCTGCGCTCTATCCGGACGACGCAAACTTCCGCAGTCGCATCGTCATGGGAAGCCATGGCTTCGGTCGCGGCGAGTACAAATATTTCGCCTATCCGCTGCCCGACCTGATCGCGCAGTTGCGCCCGGCGCTCTACGCGCATCTGCACGGCGTCGCCAATCGCTGGAACGAAGCGATGGGGATCGACATCCGCTATCCCGCCGTGCATTCCGCGTTCCTGAAGCGCTGCCACGACGCGGGGCAGACGCGGCCGACGCCGCTGCTGCTGCAATACGAGGCCGGCGATTACAACTGCCTCCACCAGGATCTCTATGGCGAGCACGTATTCCCGCTCCAGGTCGCGATCCTGCTCTCCGAACCGGGACGCGATTTCACTGGCGGCGAGTTCGTGCTGACCGAGCAGCGTCCGCGCATGCAGTCCCGCGCCGAGGTGGTGCCGCTGGCGCAGGGCGACGCGGTGGCCTTCGCCGTGCATCATCGCCCGGTGCAGGGGACACGCGGCACCTACCGCGTTAATCTGCGCCACGGCGTCAGCCGGATTCGATCCGGCCACCGCCACACGCTGGGGGTGATCTTGCACGATGCCAAGTGA
- a CDS encoding DUF2848 domain-containing protein: protein MFDLAFIVDAQDTTTPLTLAIDQAVIAGWTGRDPVARDKHIAELEAVGIARPASTPIYYRVSARRLTTEDSIECCGGHSSGEVEFVLVGWQGRIFVGCGSDHTDRKVEAYNVTVSKQMCDKVLAPVLWELEDVIGHWDKMVLRSHVWIDGERVLYQEGTLDAMLPVDELIARGFDGKALPDGCAMFGGTFAAKGGIRPADRFEFELEDPVLKRTIKHAYEVITLPVLG, encoded by the coding sequence GTGTTTGACCTCGCTTTCATCGTCGACGCCCAGGACACGACAACCCCGTTGACGCTTGCGATCGACCAGGCCGTCATCGCCGGCTGGACCGGCCGCGATCCCGTCGCGCGCGACAAGCACATCGCGGAGCTCGAGGCGGTCGGCATCGCCCGTCCGGCCTCGACGCCGATCTATTACCGCGTCTCGGCGCGGCGACTGACCACGGAAGACAGCATCGAATGCTGCGGCGGCCATTCCAGCGGCGAAGTCGAGTTCGTGCTGGTCGGCTGGCAGGGCCGCATCTTCGTCGGTTGCGGTTCCGACCACACCGACCGCAAGGTCGAGGCCTACAACGTGACGGTCTCGAAGCAGATGTGCGACAAGGTGCTCGCGCCGGTCCTGTGGGAACTCGAAGACGTCATCGGCCATTGGGACAAGATGGTCCTGCGCTCCCACGTTTGGATCGACGGCGAGCGGGTGCTCTACCAGGAGGGAACGCTGGACGCGATGTTGCCGGTCGACGAGCTGATCGCGCGCGGCTTCGACGGCAAGGCGCTGCCGGACGGCTGCGCCATGTTCGGCGGCACCTTCGCCGCCAAGGGCGGCATCCGCCCGGCCGACCGTTTCGAGTTCGAGCTGGAGGATCCCGTGCTCAAGCGCACGATCAAGCATGCGTATGAAGTGATCACGCTGCCGGTACTGGGCTAG